A single genomic interval of Anopheles darlingi chromosome X, idAnoDarlMG_H_01, whole genome shotgun sequence harbors:
- the LOC125954584 gene encoding ethanolamine kinase has product MNSGKMADAVPHLSLTVEEHSVIEGALEILQIIRPNWQSSDIRCKFFTDGITNKLVGCFYEPSQNNIVDTPSTQSIISSEGSNGSNGSTGSLSDAKLDNNVVLVRVYGHKTDLLIDRGKEIENILLLHKYGLAPALYATFENGMAYAYEAGVTLTPDTCKDDDIWPLVACRMAQMHKKVPTGKVQFERPVLQGKVYQFLELVPERFTDPIINDRVWQTFPCPSDLRLEFDILYARLQDIPSPVVFCHNDLLLGNVIYDKDHEKVSFIDYEYAGVNHQAFDIGNHFAEFAGIDEIDYERYPSREFQLRWLTEYLLEYHGYDKYLPGKVEDEAEYLYVQVNQYALAAHFMWAVWALVQAEHSAIDFDYVRFAEARFLEYRRNMEIFFELQLPDWYPE; this is encoded by the exons ATGAATAGCGGAAAGATGGCCGATGCTGTACCGCATCTATCGCTGACCGTTGAAGAGCACTCGGTCATCGAAGGCGCCCTCGAGATACTGCAGATTATCAGACCGAACTGGCAATCCAGCGATATTCGTTGTAAG TTTTTTACAGACGGTATCACGAACAAGTTGGTCGGATGCTTCTATGAACCCAGTCAAAACAACATCGTTGACACGCCCTCCACTCAAAGCATCATCAGTAGTGagggcagcaacggcagcaacggcagcaccggcagcctCTCAGACGCGAAATTGGACAATAATGTCGTTCTGGTGCGTGTGTATGGCCATAAAACGGAtttgctgatcgatcgagGCAAGGAGATTGAGAACATACTTCTCCTACACAAGTACGGCCTCGCACCGGCCCTGTACGCGACCTTTGAAAACGGAATGGCGTATGCGTATGAGGCGGGAGTAACATTAACACCGGATACCTGCAAGGACGATGATATCTGGCCGCTGGTTGCCTGCCGCATGGCCCAGATGCATAAGAAGGTCCCTACCGGAAAAGTACAGTTTGAGAGGCCAGTATTGCAAGGGAAAGTGTATCAGTTCCTAGAGCTGGTGCCGGAGCGGTTCACCGATCCTATCATCAACGACCG GGTATGGCAGACGTTTCCTTGCCCAAGTGACCTGCGGCTCGAGTTCGACATACTCTATGCACGTCTCCAGGATATCCCCAGCCCGGTCGTGTTTTGCCATAACGATCTGCTGCTCGGGAACGTGATCTACGACAAGGACCATGAAAAGGTGTCCTTTATCGACTACGAGTATGCTGGAGTGAATCATCAGGCGTTCGATATTGGCAACCACTTTGCCGAGTTTGCTGGTATCGACGAGATCGATTACGAGCGCTATCCTTCTCGTGAATTCCAGTTGCGTTGGTTGACCGAATATCTCCTAGAGTACCATGGGTATGATAAGTATTTACCAGGAAAAGTCGAGGACGAAGCGGAATATCTGTACGTGCAAGTGAACCAGTACGCTCTGGCGGCTCATTTTATGTGGGCTGTGTGGGCTCTCGTGCAGGCCGAACATTCCGCTATCGACTTCGATTATGTTCG GTTTGCCGAAGCCAGATTTCTTGAGTATCGCCGAAACATGGAAATATTTTTCGAGCTACAACTCCCTGACTGGTACCCTGAATag